One part of the Terrimicrobium sacchariphilum genome encodes these proteins:
- a CDS encoding SIR2 family NAD-dependent protein deacylase, whose amino-acid sequence MHVVVISGAGMSAESGLRTFRDNDGLWEDYRVEDVATPEAWLRDRALVLRFYNERRKALMDAKPNAGHKIIAGWERAAKVSIITQNVDNLHEAAGSSNVLHLHGELTKARSTIDPSLVYEIDGWEIKEGDRCEKGSQLRPHIVWFGEMVDAIPAAEQIAAAADAITVVGTSLQVYPAAGLAWCAPKMARHILIDPNPPIVPKFEVIKAGASEGLAKASELLGLPLP is encoded by the coding sequence ATGCATGTAGTCGTCATCAGCGGCGCGGGAATGAGCGCCGAAAGCGGATTGCGGACATTCCGCGACAACGATGGACTTTGGGAGGATTACCGGGTCGAGGACGTCGCCACCCCGGAAGCGTGGCTAAGGGACCGGGCATTGGTTCTCCGCTTTTATAACGAACGCCGCAAGGCCCTCATGGACGCAAAGCCCAATGCGGGGCACAAGATCATCGCGGGCTGGGAGCGGGCCGCCAAGGTCTCGATCATCACGCAAAACGTCGACAACCTGCATGAGGCGGCGGGTTCCTCGAATGTCCTCCATCTCCATGGAGAACTCACCAAGGCGCGATCTACCATCGATCCGAGCCTCGTCTACGAGATTGATGGCTGGGAGATCAAGGAAGGTGATCGGTGTGAAAAGGGTTCCCAGCTGCGTCCGCACATCGTCTGGTTTGGAGAAATGGTCGATGCTATTCCCGCCGCCGAGCAGATCGCCGCTGCGGCCGACGCCATCACCGTCGTCGGCACCTCGTTGCAGGTCTATCCTGCAGCCGGACTGGCCTGGTGCGCTCCTAAGATGGCGCGTCACATCCTCATCGACCCGAATCCGCCGATCGTCCCGAAGTTTGAGGTGATCAAGGCCGGAGCCTCGGAGGGATTGGCGAAGGCCAGCGAACTCCTCGGGCTGCCCCTTCCCTGA
- a CDS encoding prepilin-type N-terminal cleavage/methylation domain-containing protein, translating to MTKARPFTLLCCALLSAAALPTLNAADIVNTDIPLTMDTEGQTYVFNDGYVVMFGGDNTELIDSKPNANYNPDPALRGDPVIGKTNGGVTLRITDGSQVTLGFLNKSGDGLGGSSGWRRMYIGSAPSSAENSLLVSGQSTVLNATNISMLSVGGHGSNNLFAVTDGALASMGRIAASYFAGSTNNVVRVSGTVVSKSDPNKIVRSTIQTTSPTLLGYYGSGARLEVTDGGQFLGGNRVYIGFRGSLNDPNSAGTGGGHSALVSGEGSLLSAYGDAGFVSVGNAGDNNSLRIENGGKVSSVGAYIGTGGGVNDGLQTGGQNTATITGAGSIWEITNYYNTETGEVSAGDFFVGKAGSGNKLEILNGGTVFNPNNMHIGGNGSLSDGKTVIATHDNSVWVSGANSILENQGDVNVGSLLLGTGTESVPGVYSTSTLSVMDKSLVMVGSVVSESAVLNIAQGSSVQINGGFLALYGDLSLSDSYLYSLISEEKFSIFTEEGNWITATAADFTITYIEEGEDSGSSTGGLYSSLGGYTIVASTYVVPEPGVVALLTLGLVLIVVRLWRKPKKETVLSCCCLKPTSRPSLLDRGFSMVEVLISMGIVVVLTSLVLGASGPMMQRVASLQSVSNLRQFGLAYARFAAENDGKIPPTVCNLKDPSDFGTTAYGKSWDYWLLPYLGYEVGAGIGNLTESNTPKGPAVEKLFLHGADKNTSSKTGSRRTYASNVYNAPIAQTIQGKPMSWMRTSYLQTLSQRILLTEFPYTSARIGRSSFAGVTPGLQISLTAGKPDLNAGGKFNYLFGDGHVETLALEDTYTAEDDYKAEPGGPKPPQGRGKMNLWANPNGAGCPCGCGGTGGV from the coding sequence ATGACCAAGGCCCGACCATTTACACTCTTGTGCTGTGCGCTGCTTTCAGCCGCAGCTCTCCCGACTCTCAACGCGGCGGATATTGTCAACACCGACATCCCGCTAACCATGGATACTGAGGGCCAGACGTATGTTTTCAACGACGGGTATGTCGTTATGTTCGGAGGAGACAATACCGAACTAATCGATTCGAAACCAAACGCAAATTATAACCCCGACCCGGCTTTGCGGGGAGATCCTGTCATCGGAAAAACCAATGGTGGAGTGACACTGAGGATCACGGATGGCTCCCAGGTGACGCTGGGATTTCTCAACAAATCAGGCGATGGCCTCGGGGGAAGCTCGGGATGGAGGCGCATGTATATCGGCAGTGCGCCATCGAGCGCCGAAAACAGCCTTTTGGTCTCGGGCCAGTCAACCGTGCTCAACGCAACGAATATCAGCATGCTTTCCGTCGGAGGGCATGGCTCCAATAACCTTTTTGCTGTGACGGACGGGGCCCTGGCCAGCATGGGCCGCATCGCTGCGTCCTATTTCGCAGGATCGACCAACAACGTCGTCCGTGTCTCAGGCACAGTGGTTTCCAAGTCTGATCCGAATAAAATCGTTCGCTCCACCATTCAGACAACATCGCCTACGTTGCTGGGATATTACGGGAGCGGCGCCCGCCTTGAGGTCACTGATGGCGGTCAATTCCTCGGCGGAAACCGTGTCTATATTGGATTTCGCGGTTCTCTCAATGATCCCAATAGCGCGGGAACTGGTGGTGGCCACTCGGCATTGGTTTCCGGCGAGGGTTCCCTGCTGAGCGCATATGGCGACGCAGGATTCGTGTCGGTGGGAAACGCCGGGGACAACAATTCCCTGCGGATCGAAAACGGCGGCAAGGTCAGTAGTGTGGGTGCTTATATCGGCACCGGAGGCGGTGTTAACGACGGTTTGCAGACCGGTGGTCAGAACACGGCAACGATCACTGGTGCTGGTTCGATCTGGGAGATAACCAACTATTACAACACGGAAACCGGGGAGGTGTCGGCTGGCGACTTTTTCGTGGGAAAGGCGGGATCAGGTAATAAATTGGAGATCCTGAACGGAGGAACCGTTTTCAACCCAAACAACATGCATATTGGAGGGAACGGGTCGTTGTCCGATGGAAAAACCGTCATAGCAACACACGACAATTCCGTATGGGTCTCCGGAGCGAACTCCATCCTGGAAAACCAGGGAGACGTGAATGTCGGAAGTCTCCTGCTTGGCACCGGTACGGAGTCGGTTCCAGGGGTGTACTCAACCAGCACCCTGAGCGTGATGGACAAGAGCCTCGTCATGGTTGGCTCCGTCGTGAGCGAGTCTGCCGTCCTTAATATCGCGCAAGGTAGTTCTGTGCAGATCAACGGTGGATTTCTTGCGCTCTATGGGGACCTGAGTCTCAGCGATTCCTATCTCTATTCCCTGATCAGCGAAGAAAAATTCTCGATCTTTACCGAGGAGGGAAACTGGATCACGGCGACCGCCGCCGACTTTACAATCACCTATATCGAGGAGGGCGAGGATAGCGGAAGCTCGACAGGGGGGCTTTACTCGAGCCTGGGCGGATACACGATCGTTGCCTCGACCTATGTCGTGCCGGAACCCGGAGTGGTTGCTCTGCTCACGCTGGGATTGGTTCTGATCGTAGTACGCCTCTGGAGGAAACCCAAGAAGGAAACCGTACTCTCCTGCTGCTGCTTAAAGCCTACGTCAAGACCCTCGTTACTCGACCGGGGATTCTCCATGGTCGAGGTCCTGATCTCGATGGGAATCGTCGTGGTCCTGACCTCGCTTGTACTGGGTGCAAGCGGACCGATGATGCAGAGAGTGGCATCCTTGCAATCGGTGAGCAATCTCCGCCAGTTTGGTCTCGCGTACGCCAGATTCGCGGCTGAGAACGACGGCAAAATCCCGCCGACCGTCTGCAATCTCAAGGACCCCTCCGATTTCGGAACCACGGCTTACGGGAAATCCTGGGATTATTGGCTACTCCCCTACCTCGGATATGAAGTCGGAGCCGGAATCGGAAACCTCACTGAGAGCAACACGCCGAAAGGTCCCGCAGTCGAGAAGCTTTTCCTCCACGGCGCAGACAAGAACACAAGCTCCAAGACCGGGTCGCGCCGAACCTATGCATCCAATGTCTACAATGCTCCGATCGCGCAAACGATCCAGGGAAAGCCGATGAGCTGGATGCGAACATCCTACCTGCAAACCTTGAGCCAGCGAATCCTGCTCACGGAGTTTCCCTACACCTCTGCGCGGATCGGCCGGTCGTCCTTTGCGGGAGTCACTCCTGGGCTGCAGATCTCCCTTACAGCAGGCAAACCGGACCTGAATGCCGGAGGAAAATTCAACTACCTGTTCGGTGATGGCCATGTCGAGACGCTGGCGCTTGAGGACACCTATACTGCGGAGGATGACTACAAGGCTGAACCGGGAGGTCCGAAGCCGCCCCAAGGTCGCGGTAAAATGAATCTCTGGGCCAATCCCAACGGAGCAGGCTGCCCATGTGGATGCGGTGGCACCGGAGGAGTCTAG
- a CDS encoding ABC transporter substrate-binding protein — protein MRHSIGLLAGICLLSEASTVLARSVVDAAGRQVDLPAHIERAAGTAPPPTLLVYIVAPELLASVDTPVESSFFASGTKFLLPEFKKLPAVGGWHGAARGANMESLLALDPQVVIAWRNSFVMEPVLRSFEKVHVPVVFVEEDRVADIPGAIRLVGKVLDREARGDALAKDAERRISQVREKVALIPEDKRLRVYYAVGPDGLMTQFGDSFHYDPILMAGGKSVFPGDQKTMGGLERISLEEILIRNPEVIVTPDAEFFASVGKDSRWAGVKAVRDNRVYLVPRDPLNFIDRPPSFMRILGIQWLADVLYPDGDADLVGETISFYRDYLHVAISAEEARTLLGR, from the coding sequence ATGCGGCACAGCATCGGCCTGCTTGCCGGCATCTGCCTGCTCTCGGAGGCATCGACCGTGCTCGCTCGCTCCGTGGTGGACGCAGCCGGACGGCAGGTTGATCTTCCCGCGCACATCGAGCGAGCGGCGGGTACAGCGCCGCCGCCCACCCTGCTGGTCTACATTGTCGCGCCGGAGCTTCTCGCCTCGGTCGACACGCCCGTGGAATCTTCGTTTTTTGCTTCGGGAACGAAGTTTCTCCTCCCCGAGTTCAAGAAGCTCCCCGCCGTGGGAGGCTGGCACGGTGCGGCGCGTGGAGCGAATATGGAGTCCCTGCTGGCGCTTGATCCCCAGGTCGTCATCGCGTGGCGAAACTCCTTCGTCATGGAGCCAGTCCTGCGTTCGTTTGAGAAAGTTCATGTGCCGGTCGTCTTCGTTGAGGAGGACCGGGTTGCGGACATCCCGGGAGCGATCCGGCTCGTGGGCAAGGTTCTCGATCGGGAGGCCCGTGGCGATGCCCTGGCCAAGGATGCCGAGCGACGGATCAGTCAAGTGCGCGAGAAAGTCGCCCTCATTCCGGAGGATAAGCGGCTCAGGGTTTATTACGCGGTTGGCCCCGATGGGCTCATGACGCAATTTGGCGATTCGTTTCATTACGACCCCATCCTCATGGCCGGGGGAAAGTCTGTCTTCCCGGGAGACCAGAAGACGATGGGCGGCCTTGAGCGCATCTCGCTGGAGGAAATCCTCATACGCAACCCGGAGGTTATCGTCACGCCGGACGCTGAGTTTTTCGCCTCGGTTGGGAAAGATTCCCGCTGGGCCGGGGTCAAGGCGGTGCGTGACAATCGAGTATATCTTGTGCCGCGTGATCCACTGAACTTCATCGATCGCCCACCGAGCTTCATGAGGATTCTGGGCATTCAGTGGCTGGCCGATGTCCTGTATCCGGATGGAGATGCCGATCTGGTTGGGGAAACGATCTCGTTTTATCGCGACTACCTGCACGTCGCCATTTCCGCCGAGGAGGCGCGCACGCTACTCGGGCGATGA
- a CDS encoding FecCD family ABC transporter permease, producing MRARTAWVLPGFAALLAIVVILALGAGRFGIGWLELGQLVTGHAADTDAPRWGNIFFQLRLPRILAAALVGSSLAVAGASYQAMFANPLVSPNLCGVLAGSSFGAALGMVISTSWIVVQISTFVCGLAAVGVALGIAAFFRRSSDPMLILVLGGVVATALFSALLAIVKYLADPYDKLPSIVYWLMGSFALSEWSLLARTVLPMLMALGVLMAIAGRLNVLSLGDEPARALGLSAGTLRLVAILMATILSSLTVVIGGEIGWIGLIIPHAARLLTGPDNRLLLPASALLGAAFLVGVDTAARTLFRSEIPVGIITALLGVVTFIAVLGRVRKGWAS from the coding sequence ATGAGAGCGAGGACGGCATGGGTTTTGCCGGGGTTTGCCGCTCTGCTTGCCATCGTGGTAATCCTTGCCTTGGGAGCCGGTCGCTTCGGCATCGGCTGGCTGGAGCTGGGGCAGCTCGTCACGGGTCACGCGGCAGACACGGATGCGCCCCGGTGGGGGAATATCTTCTTTCAGCTTCGCCTGCCTCGTATCCTGGCGGCAGCGTTGGTTGGTTCGTCCCTGGCAGTCGCGGGAGCTTCGTACCAGGCGATGTTTGCCAATCCGCTTGTATCCCCCAACCTGTGCGGCGTGCTGGCTGGATCTTCATTCGGAGCCGCCCTCGGAATGGTAATCAGCACGAGCTGGATCGTTGTCCAGATCAGCACATTCGTCTGCGGCCTGGCAGCAGTTGGTGTCGCCCTCGGCATAGCCGCCTTCTTTCGCCGCTCATCGGATCCCATGCTGATCCTGGTGCTGGGCGGCGTCGTGGCAACGGCTCTTTTTTCAGCCCTGCTCGCGATCGTCAAATATCTCGCGGATCCCTACGACAAACTGCCATCCATCGTATACTGGCTGATGGGGTCTTTCGCCCTTAGCGAATGGTCCCTGCTCGCCCGCACCGTCCTGCCGATGCTTATGGCGCTTGGCGTCCTCATGGCGATCGCCGGGCGCCTGAATGTCCTGAGCCTTGGCGATGAACCGGCTCGCGCCCTCGGGCTGTCCGCTGGGACCTTGAGGCTGGTCGCGATCCTGATGGCCACCATTCTCAGTTCTCTCACGGTCGTCATCGGCGGCGAGATCGGGTGGATCGGACTCATCATACCTCACGCCGCCCGGTTGCTGACGGGTCCAGACAACCGCTTGCTGCTGCCTGCGAGCGCCCTGCTTGGCGCGGCCTTTCTTGTCGGCGTCGATACGGCGGCGCGCACGCTGTTTCGCTCCGAGATCCCTGTCGGCATCATCACTGCGCTCCTCGGCGTCGTGACCTTTATCGCGGTGCTAGGCCGTGTCCGGAAAGGCTGGGCATCATGA
- a CDS encoding ABC transporter ATP-binding protein — protein sequence MSTPLLARHLRFDFPGRPLLQDISLDLRPGRVTALLGPNGSGKSTLLRLLLGLLEPKAGEVCLNGRNIRTMRRPEVAALIAFVPQQTASAFAYTALEIVLMARESRRSFLAGRRAGDRQIAMAALAQLGATGLADRTFSLLSGGERQLVLLARALAQESPILILDEPATGLDYGNQIRMLDLITELARSLNKAILQTTHAPEHALASADDILLLKEGRILQRGSPHEVLTSEMLAALYDLPVEKFERHQRNASILSEHECFPGLGS from the coding sequence ATGAGCACGCCTCTGCTGGCCCGGCATCTGCGGTTTGATTTTCCCGGCCGTCCGCTTTTGCAAGACATCTCTCTGGACCTCCGTCCCGGCAGGGTCACCGCCCTGCTCGGCCCCAATGGCAGCGGGAAAAGTACATTGTTGCGGCTCCTTCTCGGGCTTCTGGAGCCCAAGGCTGGAGAGGTGTGCCTGAATGGGCGGAATATCAGGACGATGCGGCGGCCGGAAGTGGCGGCTCTCATCGCTTTTGTCCCGCAGCAGACCGCTTCCGCCTTTGCCTACACCGCTCTGGAAATCGTGCTGATGGCGCGGGAATCCCGTCGCTCATTTCTCGCAGGGCGACGTGCCGGAGATCGGCAGATCGCCATGGCGGCTCTCGCTCAGTTGGGAGCAACCGGCCTTGCCGACCGCACGTTTTCTCTCCTAAGCGGTGGCGAGCGCCAACTGGTCCTGCTCGCCCGCGCCCTCGCCCAGGAGTCGCCCATTCTCATCCTCGACGAACCGGCAACCGGTCTCGACTACGGAAACCAGATTCGAATGCTCGATCTGATCACGGAGCTGGCTCGTTCCCTCAACAAAGCCATCCTGCAAACCACGCATGCTCCTGAGCATGCGCTGGCTTCAGCCGATGACATCCTCCTGCTCAAGGAAGGCCGCATCCTTCAGCGGGGCTCCCCGCATGAAGTCCTGACCTCCGAAATGCTCGCCGCTCTGTACGACCTGCCGGTGGAGAAATTCGAACGCCATCAGCGGAATGCGAGCATCCTTTCCGAGCACGAGTGTTTCCCTGGACTCGGGAGTTGA
- a CDS encoding flavodoxin family protein yields MLILVGSPRRNGNSATLAEAVAQGAREAGQTPRIAFIDDYITSFLRDCRKCRKDDGECSIEDRFRELFFEAFLPAEAVVFCTPIYWYGVSAQTKAFFDRTFCYYAASYPNSGEVVTRMQGKRIGLVLASEETYPGASLGIIHQIQEYSRYTNSDFVGVVRGIGNSRGEVTSDPCKPLAEAEALGREILGRKFSDYHIDTPRAGRVWPAGN; encoded by the coding sequence ATGCTGATTCTGGTGGGAAGTCCGAGGCGGAATGGTAACTCAGCAACGCTTGCCGAGGCGGTTGCGCAAGGGGCGCGCGAAGCGGGACAGACGCCGCGTATCGCGTTCATTGATGACTACATCACGTCATTCCTTCGCGATTGCCGCAAATGTCGGAAAGACGATGGCGAATGTTCCATTGAGGATCGCTTCCGCGAGCTGTTCTTTGAGGCGTTTCTTCCGGCTGAGGCGGTGGTCTTTTGCACGCCGATCTACTGGTATGGTGTCAGCGCACAGACCAAGGCGTTCTTTGATCGCACCTTTTGTTATTACGCTGCCTCGTACCCGAATTCCGGGGAGGTTGTGACCCGAATGCAGGGTAAACGCATCGGGCTGGTCCTCGCTTCCGAGGAGACCTATCCCGGCGCCAGCCTGGGGATCATTCATCAGATCCAGGAATACTCCCGGTATACCAACTCCGACTTTGTCGGCGTCGTGCGAGGCATCGGCAACAGTCGCGGAGAGGTGACATCCGATCCCTGCAAGCCCCTCGCCGAGGCAGAGGCGCTAGGGCGGGAAATCCTGGGCCGGAAATTCTCCGACTACCACATCGATACTCCCCGGGCGGGCCGGGTGTGGCCCGCCGGGAATTGA
- a CDS encoding glycoside hydrolase family 1 protein gives MKNHFLTAASLIGALALTGCVTPPAKYKPAPDQEARNKALNTGKFWWGTSTSSFQNEDRGVKEGDPNYFRTDWDVFADEGKAAVKGDAGTFSWTNFDKDVAALKKIGVSHFRFSIEWARVEPKKGQFNEAAIRQYAEMARKLKAAGIEPIVTLWHFTFPDWLYNRYDKREVNFLHPDVQKEWEVYVTKMVGALKPYVRYWVPQNEPNGALQLGWIAGHWPPGILLSPFKYKRAMRVCADMFIDAAHIIKKERPDAVIMSVHSLPNWRPNRWQDPTLCTYNTMRRQNFDNLDMIQSVVDIIGINYYYTQDASIRSFLNHGQGEKSSNYTQMGWEIEPEGIYQVIKQIGDRYHKPMFISENGIGTKNEQKKIKYLRDHINQVRRADAEGYDMRGYFAWTLVDNFEWTEGYVPNFGLTVMDPKTKDRVFEPSAAFFQNVIRAGNLTPSTKN, from the coding sequence ATGAAAAACCATTTCCTCACTGCGGCCTCCCTCATCGGTGCGCTCGCTCTGACCGGTTGCGTCACGCCACCGGCGAAGTACAAACCCGCCCCGGACCAGGAGGCTCGCAACAAGGCGCTCAATACAGGCAAGTTCTGGTGGGGCACCTCCACGAGCAGCTTCCAGAACGAAGATCGAGGGGTGAAGGAAGGAGACCCGAACTACTTCCGTACGGACTGGGATGTGTTTGCCGACGAAGGCAAGGCGGCGGTGAAGGGCGATGCCGGCACATTCTCGTGGACGAACTTCGACAAGGACGTAGCCGCCCTGAAGAAGATCGGCGTTTCGCATTTCCGCTTCAGTATTGAGTGGGCTCGCGTCGAGCCGAAGAAGGGCCAGTTTAACGAGGCCGCCATCCGTCAATATGCCGAGATGGCTCGCAAGTTGAAGGCGGCAGGCATCGAGCCGATCGTCACGCTCTGGCACTTCACTTTCCCCGACTGGCTCTACAACCGCTACGACAAGCGTGAGGTCAACTTCCTCCATCCTGACGTCCAGAAGGAATGGGAAGTTTACGTCACCAAGATGGTCGGCGCGCTGAAACCCTACGTCCGCTACTGGGTACCGCAAAATGAGCCGAATGGTGCGCTACAGCTTGGATGGATCGCCGGACACTGGCCGCCGGGCATTCTCCTGAGTCCCTTCAAGTACAAGCGCGCCATGCGCGTTTGCGCCGACATGTTCATCGATGCCGCGCACATCATCAAAAAGGAACGTCCCGACGCCGTCATCATGAGCGTGCATTCGCTCCCCAACTGGCGACCCAACCGCTGGCAGGACCCGACGCTCTGCACGTATAACACGATGCGCAGGCAGAATTTCGACAACCTCGACATGATCCAGTCGGTCGTCGATATCATCGGCATCAACTACTACTACACGCAGGACGCCAGCATCCGCAGCTTCCTCAATCACGGCCAGGGTGAGAAGTCGTCGAACTACACCCAGATGGGCTGGGAGATCGAGCCGGAGGGCATTTACCAGGTGATCAAGCAGATCGGCGACCGCTACCACAAGCCGATGTTCATCTCGGAGAATGGCATCGGTACGAAGAACGAGCAGAAGAAGATCAAGTACCTGCGCGACCACATCAACCAGGTCCGCCGCGCCGATGCGGAGGGCTACGATATGCGCGGGTACTTCGCCTGGACGCTGGTGGATAACTTCGAATGGACCGAGGGCTATGTGCCGAACTTCGGCCTCACCGTGATGGACCCGAAGACCAAGGACCGCGTGTTTGAACCCTCAGCGGCGTTCTTCCAGAATGTGATACGCGCGGGCAATCTCACTCCGTCGACCAAGAACTAG
- the trpA gene encoding tryptophan synthase subunit alpha — protein MTTPNRISERFRVLAEAGQSGFVAYITAGDPSLAATLSVARALDDAGVDILELGIPFSDPVADGPTIQAASTRALANGASVAKVLNVVRELRKTSQMPVVLFTYLNPIYVYGFENFLRDAVEAGADGLLILDLPPEEAAQNAEFVVASGLQPIRLIAPTTPPARMARIVAGGGGFIYYVSREGVTGEQKDISDTIGEQVAEIRRHTPLPIAVGFGISSPEQAAAVARQSDAVVVGSAIVRRIAEHGNEEGLADRIKDFVSPLVQAAHTR, from the coding sequence GTGACAACGCCCAATCGTATCTCCGAACGTTTCCGCGTCCTGGCCGAAGCCGGGCAGTCTGGATTCGTGGCCTATATCACCGCGGGTGATCCCTCGCTCGCGGCCACACTTTCCGTTGCTCGCGCCTTGGACGATGCTGGAGTGGACATCCTGGAACTGGGCATTCCATTCTCCGATCCTGTGGCCGACGGTCCGACGATTCAGGCTGCTTCGACACGAGCTCTCGCCAATGGCGCATCGGTCGCCAAGGTACTCAACGTCGTCCGCGAACTGCGCAAGACGTCGCAAATGCCCGTCGTGCTGTTCACTTATCTCAACCCAATCTACGTGTACGGGTTTGAAAACTTCCTGCGCGATGCGGTGGAAGCCGGTGCGGATGGGCTGTTGATACTCGATCTGCCACCGGAGGAGGCGGCGCAGAATGCGGAGTTTGTGGTCGCGAGTGGTCTCCAGCCGATCCGGCTCATCGCTCCCACCACCCCGCCCGCCCGCATGGCCAGGATCGTCGCAGGTGGCGGCGGATTTATCTATTATGTCTCCCGCGAAGGCGTGACCGGGGAGCAAAAGGACATCTCCGATACGATCGGCGAGCAGGTGGCGGAAATACGCCGCCACACGCCGCTGCCGATTGCCGTGGGTTTTGGCATTTCCTCACCCGAGCAGGCCGCGGCGGTAGCGAGGCAATCCGACGCGGTTGTCGTGGGCAGCGCCATCGTACGCCGCATCGCTGAGCATGGAAACGAGGAAGGCCTGGCTGACCGCATCAAGGATTTCGTCAGCCCCCTTGTGCAGGCGGCCCACACCCGCTAA
- the dapF gene encoding diaminopimelate epimerase, translating to MQLKFTKMNGAGNDFVMLDNRDRSLSLDPSRIAHLCDRHRGIGADGVLMVEPSLHGADFLMRYYNADGGEAEMCGNGARCFARFATSLQAKPSEEVSFETLAGLIRAQITDGLVTIAMSDPHSHRPPETLDVAGEEMEVHFLNTGVPHAVAFVSDLEAVDVRKAGAALRYHQAFAPKGTNANFVQTIEPGLIAIRTYERGVEDETLACGTGVCAAALLYHLKSQTPSPISVKVRGGDTLQVGFEKVAGNFRKVTLTGPADFVFAGTITL from the coding sequence ATGCAGTTGAAATTCACCAAGATGAACGGAGCGGGCAATGATTTCGTCATGCTCGACAACCGTGATCGCTCGCTGAGCCTCGATCCGTCGCGCATTGCGCATCTTTGCGACCGCCACCGCGGTATCGGTGCCGATGGCGTGCTCATGGTCGAGCCGTCCCTGCATGGGGCCGACTTCCTGATGCGGTATTACAATGCTGATGGAGGCGAGGCCGAGATGTGCGGAAATGGGGCCAGGTGTTTTGCCCGGTTTGCCACCAGCCTGCAGGCCAAGCCATCGGAGGAGGTTTCCTTTGAAACACTCGCCGGGCTCATCCGCGCCCAGATCACGGATGGTCTCGTCACCATCGCGATGAGCGACCCGCATTCCCATCGTCCGCCGGAAACGCTTGATGTGGCTGGCGAGGAGATGGAGGTTCATTTCCTCAATACCGGCGTGCCGCATGCCGTGGCCTTCGTGTCAGATCTGGAGGCCGTCGATGTCCGCAAGGCAGGCGCGGCTTTGCGGTATCACCAGGCCTTTGCTCCGAAGGGAACAAACGCAAACTTTGTCCAGACCATCGAACCCGGTCTCATCGCGATCCGCACCTATGAGCGGGGCGTGGAGGATGAGACTCTCGCCTGTGGCACGGGCGTTTGCGCTGCGGCTTTGCTCTATCATCTCAAGTCCCAGACCCCGAGTCCGATCTCGGTAAAGGTTCGCGGAGGCGACACCCTTCAGGTTGGTTTCGAAAAAGTCGCGGGCAACTTCCGCAAAGTGACCCTCACCGGCCCGGCGGATTTTGTTTTCGCCGGGACAATTACTCTCTAG
- the dapA gene encoding 4-hydroxy-tetrahydrodipicolinate synthase, with amino-acid sequence MSFAGTYTALVTPFRDGAFDQAAFAALIEGQIRGGVEGIVPVGTTGESPTLDHDEHNAVIKAAVEIAKGRCKVIAGTGSNSTKEAIELTVEAERLGADAALLVAPYYNKPSQQGLYLHYKAIAEAVNIPLVLYSIPGRCGIEIAVETVVRLAKDFPNIVAIKEAGGSVERVSQLRQALPDSFEILSGDDSLTLPFLSAGAVGVISVASNIIPKEVGDLVRHWLAGRPGDAAAIHRQYYPIFKDLFIEPNPVPTKYALAELGQMTPEVRLPLCEMTEASKVRVKSTLTAVGIL; translated from the coding sequence ATGTCGTTTGCAGGCACATATACAGCGTTGGTGACGCCGTTTCGCGACGGAGCGTTTGACCAGGCCGCCTTTGCGGCCTTGATCGAAGGCCAGATCCGTGGTGGCGTGGAGGGCATCGTTCCCGTGGGGACCACGGGCGAATCGCCCACTCTCGATCATGACGAGCATAATGCCGTCATCAAAGCCGCCGTCGAGATTGCCAAGGGCCGCTGCAAGGTTATCGCTGGCACGGGATCAAACAGCACCAAGGAAGCCATCGAGTTGACCGTGGAGGCCGAGCGCCTCGGTGCGGACGCGGCTCTCCTGGTCGCGCCCTATTACAACAAGCCCTCCCAACAGGGCCTTTATCTCCACTACAAGGCGATCGCCGAGGCAGTAAATATCCCGCTCGTACTGTACAGCATTCCGGGACGTTGTGGCATCGAGATCGCAGTTGAGACCGTCGTGCGTCTCGCAAAGGATTTCCCAAACATCGTCGCCATCAAGGAAGCCGGCGGTTCGGTCGAGCGCGTGAGCCAGCTCCGCCAGGCTCTGCCCGATTCCTTTGAGATTCTTTCCGGGGACGATTCCCTCACCCTGCCCTTCCTTTCGGCCGGGGCGGTCGGCGTGATCAGCGTGGCGTCGAATATCATTCCCAAGGAAGTCGGTGATCTCGTGCGGCATTGGCTCGCGGGACGACCGGGTGATGCGGCGGCAATCCATCGCCAGTACTACCCGATCTTTAAGGACCTCTTCATCGAACCAAATCCGGTGCCCACCAAGTACGCCCTGGCGGAGCTCGGCCAGATGACGCCGGAGGTCCGTCTCCCGCTTTGTGAAATGACCGAAGCCAGCAAGGTTCGGGTCAAGTCAACCCTCACAGCCGTAGGCATCCTCTAG